The Carettochelys insculpta isolate YL-2023 chromosome 18, ASM3395843v1, whole genome shotgun sequence genome window below encodes:
- the CRYBB1 gene encoding beta-crystallin B1, which produces MSETTKTMAASQAVDDKERGALAPAPSPDPTPFSSSRAEDRSQQACRITIFEQENFQGKQIEFTTACQNLSDRGFDRVRSVIVSTGPWVAFEQSNLRGEMFILEQGEYPRWDTWSSSYRSDYFRSMRPIRMETDGYKICLFESADFKGNKMEIQEDDVPSLWAHGFCDRVGSVKVTSGIWVGYQYPGYRGYQYLFERGDFRHWNEWSAFQPQIQSVRRIRDMRWDHKGRFSARDAPAN; this is translated from the exons ATGTCGGAGACCACGAAAACCatggctgccagccaggctgtggatgacaaggagaggggagccctggctccagccccatctccagaccccacacctttttCCAGCTCTCGGGCTGAGGACCGGTCCCAGCAGGCGTGCCGG ATCACCATCTTCGAGCAGGAGAATTTCCAGGGCAAGCAGATAGAGTTCACCACCGCCTGCCAGAACCTCAGCGACCGGGGCTTCGACCGGGTGCGCAGCGTGATCGTCAGCACTGGACC CTGGGTGGCCTTTGAGCAGTCCAACCTGCGCGGAGAGATGTTCATCTTGGAGCAGGGCGAGTATCCTCGCTGGGATACCTGGTCCAGCAGCTACCGGAGCGACTACTTCCGGTCCATGCGGCCCATCAGGATG GAGACCGACGGCTACAAAATATGCCTCTTCGAATCTGCTGACTTCAAGGGCAACAAGATGGAAATCCAGGAAGATGATGTGCCCAGCCTCTGGGCTCACGGCTTCTGTGACCGGGTGGGAAGCGTGAAAGTGACCAGTGGAAT CTGGGTTGGATACCAGTATCCTGGCTACCGAGGCTACCAGTATCTCTTTGAGCGAGGAGACTTCCGGCACTGGAACGAATGGTCTGCCTTCCAGCCCCAGATCCAGTCTGTGCGGCGCATCAGGGACATGCGGTGGGACCACAAAGGCCGCTTCTCTGCGCGTGATGCTCCCGCAAATTGA
- the CRYBA4 gene encoding beta-crystallin A4 has product MSQACTTFSGLWKIVVWDEERFQGGRQEFTTGCYDVSASGFQTVRSAKVESGAWAGFEHVGFQGQQFVLERGEYPCWEAWSGSHAYHVQQLSSFRPIACASHRDSKLTIFEGESFLGRKGELSDDYPSLPAMGWGSSAVSSMRARSGAWVCSQFPGYRGFQYILESDRHAGAYKHVREWGSHAQTPQVQAIRRIQQ; this is encoded by the exons ATGAGCCAAGCCTGCACGACGTTCTCTGGCCTCTGGAAG ATTGTGGTGTGGGACGAGGAGCGCTTCCAAGGTGGGCGGCAGGAGTTCACCACCGGGTGCTACGACGTCAGCGCCAGCGGCTTCCAGACCGTCCGGTCCGCCAAGGTCGAGAGTGGCGC GTGGGCAGGCTTCGAGCACGTGGGCTTCCAGGGGCAGCAGTTCGTTCTGGAGCGAGGCGAGTACCCTTGCTGGGAGGCCTGGAGTGGCAGCCACGCCTACCACGTGCAGCAGCTGAGCTCCTTCCGCCCCATCGCCTGCGCC AGTCACCGGGACAGCAAGCTGACGATCTTCGAGGGGGAGAGCTTCCTGGGGCGGAAAGGGGAGCTGAGCGATGACTACCCCTCGCTGCCGGccatgggctggggcagcagcgcCGTCAGCTCCATGCGGGCTCGCTCTGGCGC CTGGGTCTGCTCCCAGTTCCCTGGGTACCGGGGCTTCCAGTACATCCTGGAGAGCGACCGGCACGCGGGCGCCTACAAGCACGTCCGGGAATGGGGCTCCCACGCCCAGACCCCCCAGGTTCAGGCCATCCGGAGGATCCAGCAGTGA